TTACTTAAGTGAATTGCATGTCTAGCAAGAAGATCGGCCTTTTTATTTTTGTTTTCTGGAATCCATTTCACAAAAAATAAATCAAAATGTTTGGATAGCGCAAGCACTTGTTCATAAAATGGTACATAAAGCGGATTTTTTATGTACTCTTTCTCAATCGCTCGTTCAATTAATTGAGAATCCGTTTTCACGAAAACATTTCGCACCCCATGCTCCTTGCAGAAATTCATCCCCGCAATCAGTGCATGCCATTCAGCTTCATGATTCGTTAGTGGAGGAAGAGGAATTGCTTTCTCATACGCTATTCCGTCATTGATAAGAACAATCCCCGCTCCTGATGGACCTGGATTCCCAGCACTTGCACCATCGATGTACAAATCTGCCATACACCATTTCTCCTCTCTTTTCTCAATCATAGGTAGTATATCAAAGAGTTGTTTGACGCACGATACATTTCATTAGAGGAGGGTCGCGGATGAAAGTGCAAATTTATTGGGATTATACTGTAAAAGGGAAGCAAACG
Above is a genomic segment from Litoribacterium kuwaitense containing:
- a CDS encoding ribonuclease HI family protein, whose translation is MADLYIDGASAGNPGPSGAGIVLINDGIAYEKAIPLPPLTNHEAEWHALIAGMNFCKEHGVRNVFVKTDSQLIERAIEKEYIKNPLYVPFYEQVLALSKHFDLFFVKWIPENKNKKADLLARHAIHLSKRS